In one Amaranthus tricolor cultivar Red isolate AtriRed21 chromosome 8, ASM2621246v1, whole genome shotgun sequence genomic region, the following are encoded:
- the LOC130820716 gene encoding uncharacterized protein LOC130820716, with amino-acid sequence MNTLFFQISSSFLLKSSRSISSSSYTFYGFRYCSNLPWKSRINYPYIESLKSGSSSSVLARLSAFKCYSSKKKSPQKRKLDPEVVVMEEDDKEKEGFFVVRKGDIIGVYKNFNACQAQVGSSITDPPVSVYKGFSLPKDAEEYLASHGLSNALYTIKASDLKDDIFGTLVPCPFVEPGSLRDETSNIELPQKRPHGVLGSENQGSLELQSTTSGSLNKLQKLNHVPSDSCSCILHFDGASKGNPGPAGAGVVLRTLDGALICRLRQGLGTTTNNAAEYHAIILGLKKALEMGYSSIKAMGDSKLVCMQLQGLWKVKHQKMSELHEEAMKLKQQLSSFEITHVLRHLNSDADAEANLGVSLADGQMQEVFE; translated from the exons ATGAACACCTTGTTCTTCCAAATATCTTCATCATTTTTGCTGAAATCATCTCGTTCAATTTCATCATCTTCTTATAcattttatgggtttagatATTGTTCAAATTTACCTTGGAAAAGCCGCATTAATTACCCATATATTGAATCCTTGAAATCTGGGTCATCATCATCTGTATTAGCAAGGTTAAGTGCTTTTAAGTGCTATTCTTCTAAGAAAAAATCTCCTCAGAAACGAAAACTAGACCCTGAAGTTGTTGTAATGGAGGAAGATGATAAGGAAAAGGAGGGTTTCTTTGTTGTTCGTAAAGGGGATATTATTGGGGTTTACAAGAATTTCAATGCATGCCAAGCTCAAGTTGGCTCTTCG ATAACTGACCCTCCTGTTAGTGTATATAAAGGATTTTCTTTGCCTAAAGATGCTGAGGAATATCTTGCTAGCCACGGGCTTTCGAATGCTCTCTATACCATCAAAGCTTCTGATTTGAAAGATGATATTTTTGGCACACTTGTCCCTTGCCCTTTTGTG GAACCTGGATCTTTGAGAGATGAAACTTCCAACATAGAATTGCCACAGAAAAGGCCTCATGGTGTTTTAGGATCAGAAAATCAG GGATCTTTAGAGTTACAGTCAACTACCTCTGGATCATTGAACAAGCTGCAGAAGCTAAATCACGTGCCTTCGGATAGT TGTTCCTGTATTCTTCACTTCGATGGTGCTTCAAAAGGAAATCCAGGACCAGCTGGTGCCGGAGTTGTGCTTCGAACTCTTGATGGAGCCCTG ATATGTAGGTTACGTCAAGGCTTAGGAACTACTACCAATAATGCTGCTGAATATCATGCCATTATTTTAGGATTAAAGAAAGCTCTTGAGATGGGTTATTCAAGTATTAAAGCGATGGGTGACAGCAAACTTGTCTGCATGCAG CTTCAGGGTTTATGGAAAGTGAAGCATCAAAAGATGTCTGAGTTGCATGAAGAGGCAATGAAACTGAAACAGCAGCTTTCTTCTTTCGAGATCACTCATGTTTTAAGG CACCTGAACTCTGATGCTGATGCCGAAGCAAACTTAGGTGTCTCTTTAGCCG ATGGTCAAATGCAGGAGGTTTTCGAGTAG
- the LOC130820719 gene encoding UDP-glycosyltransferase 74F2-like, with translation MSEKTINGIEHVAKPHVVVIPYPSQGHINPLLQFAKRLASKGIKATLATTKYTLSSFSTLQNVNIEPISDGFDDDGSPQAGSEELFLKLFKLNGSNSLAKIIETHQKSPYPVSCVVYDAFLPWALDVAKEYGLVGAAFFTNSAAVCSIFSCVSHGLIELPLKPDDVRDNLPKMPLFKDNDMPTFLRKPQSYPAYLSMKLSQFSNLHFANWIFCNSFEDLELEVCTILVYIGILNFAQISQSQHSINS, from the coding sequence ATGAGTGAGAAAACCATCAATGGAATTGAACATGTTGCAAAACCACATGTTGTGGTGATACCATACCCAAGTCAAGGTCATATAAACCCGCTTCTTCAATTTGCTAAACGTTTAGCTTCAAAAGGTATTAAAGCTACATTAGCCACTACAAAATATACTCTCTCCTCGTTCTCTACCCTCCAAAACGTCAACATCGAGCCCATATCTGATGGTTTCGACGATGATGGGTCCCCTCAAGCAGGCTCAGAAGAACTATTTCTAAAATTGTTCAAGTTAAACGGGTCCAATTCGCTAGCCAAAATTATCGAAACTCATCAAAAGTCACCGTATCCTGTTAGTTGTGTGGTGTACGATGCGTTTTTGCCATGGGCTTTAGATGTGGCTAAGGAATATGGTTTAGTTGGTGCAGCTTTTTTCACAAACTCGGCTGCAGTTTGCTCTATTTTCAGTTGTGTGAGCCATGGCTTGATTGAGTTGCCTCTTAAGCCAGATGATGTTAGGGATAATTTGCCTAAAATGCCCTTGTTTAAGGATAATGATATGCCTACTTTTCTTAGGAAACCTCAAAGTTATCCAGCTTACTTGTCCATGAAATTGAGTCAGTTCTCTAATTTGCATTTCGCTAATTGGATTTTTTGCAACTCTTTTGAGGATTTGGAATTAGAGGTATGTACTATCCTTGTTTATATTGGCATCCTTAATTTTGCACAAATTTCacaatcacaacatagtattaACTCATGA